The genomic window AGCCGACGCACACGCCGTCGCGACAGAAGCCGACGGACCCTGGAAGTTCAGCGCGATCGAGATGTGGCCCGGGGCGGCGTTGGCCATCAGCTTGGGGATTGTGAAGGCGGAGATCTTGCCGGGCCCCTTGTCCAGCATCCGCAGGTGCTGCTCTTCGATCTCGCGCAGGCCACCGATACCGGTACCGAGAATCACGCCGGCCCGTTGCGGATCATACTTTCCATCCTGCAGGCCGGACTGGGCGAAGGCCATCTTGGCGGCGGCGTAGGCGAACAGGGTGAAGCGGTCCATCCGCTTGGCGGCCCGGCCGTCGATGTACTGGCTGGCATCGAAGTCGAGGCACTCGCCGCCGATATGGACATCCTGGGCGGTGTGATCGAAGCGGGACAGCGTGCGGATGCCGCTGCGGCCCGCGATGAGACCATCCCAGTACGGCTCGACCGCAGGCCCGAGCGGGGTAACGGCCCCCAGGCCGGTGACGACGACGCGCCGGTGCTCCACGACGGCTCTCCCGGTGCGAACCTATTGCTTGTTGGCGCTTTCCAGATGCTTCAGGATGTAGTCGATGGCCATCCCGACGGTCTGGATTTTCTCGGCCTCCTCGTCGGGGATGCTCATCTCGAACGCGTCCTCGAACTCCATCACCAGCTCCACCGTGTCGAGGGAGTCGGCGTTGAGGTCGTTGACGAACGAGGTCTCGCGGGTGATTTCCGCTTCGGCCACGCCCATCTGGTCCGCAACGATCTTCTTGACCTTGGCTTCAATCTCAGACGCTTGAGGCACGAGAGTCTCTCCTCACGATCCCGCGGCTTCCGCAACGGTTGCCTGTCTGTATGTAACGGGGCCGGGCGGGCCGTGCAAGTGCCACCGACGCGCCGAACGCCCTTGAACACTATCGAATAGCCGCTCGGCGACCCCAGCGGCCGCGGCAGCAAGCCCTTCGCCCAGAGGCGGTGGCATCCCAAAGTGGAGGGATCATAAGCGCTGGGAGCGAAATTGCCAAGGCGCCTTCGGCCGGCCAGCCGCAGCCGCGCCCGTGCCCGGCCCGGTCGCTATCCGCGCCCGCCCCCCCGTGCTACGATGGCCCACATGGAAGAACTCGCGCGGCAGATGTGTGCCATCGGGCGGCGGGCGTACGAACG from Phycisphaerae bacterium includes these protein-coding regions:
- the acpP gene encoding acyl carrier protein; this encodes MGVAEAEITRETSFVNDLNADSLDTVELVMEFEDAFEMSIPDEEAEKIQTVGMAIDYILKHLESANKQ